A window of Tripterygium wilfordii isolate XIE 37 chromosome 7, ASM1340144v1, whole genome shotgun sequence contains these coding sequences:
- the LOC120002580 gene encoding protein FAR1-RELATED SEQUENCE 5-like, translating to MASPSGQSATGTTNGCNEGRGFCLVILVDQEVSVFAVARKNRRADYENMNFVDEEDYDNNVDVVDSRSLLGDVVGSSMPMNGMLFESIDEMFEFYKLYAQARGFYVKKRSITKDLNGIHKYLIFTSERSNKYVSHSKMLVNRCAHSKNECKARLVGRLDSVGKWEIMKFEDEHNHNMSPTHSRFFTCNRETSPHVRRQLEINDIAGIRPNKSHNSFVIGVGGHDKLSFLERDTRNHISRARRMRLGVGNADAVQNYFLKMQTNNQGRAAYEEFGDVVTFDTTYLTNKYDIPFAPFVGVNHQSHSILLRCGLISSEDTETLFWLFRTWLACMGGVPPQGIITDQDRAVKNAIAIMFPNTCHRLCLWHIMKKLPEKLGSHGEYDDVANSMQAAVYDSHSIVDFEDSWRRMIFQYQLESNAWLTSLFLERKIWVPIYVKKYFWAEMSTTGRSESMNAFFDGYVNSKTTLKQFVEQYENALRKKIEKEKMVDFDSFSK from the exons ATGGCTAG TCCCTCAGGTCAAAGCGCAACAGGAACAACAAATGGATGCAATGAAGGGAGAGGTTTTTG CTTGGTTATTTTGGTGGATCAAGAAGTGTCAGTTTTTGCTGTAGCAAGAAAGAATCGGAGAGCTGATTA TGAAAATATGAATTTCGTAGATGAAGAAGATTATGATAATAATGTGGATGTTGTTGACAGTCGAAGTCTATTGGGTGATGTTGTTGGGTCTAGTATGCCGATGAATGGGATGTTATTTGAGTCTATAGATGAGATGTTTGAATTTTATAAGCTTTATGCACAAGCTAGGGGATTTTATGTCAAGAAGAGATCCATAACAAAGGATTTGAATGGAATacacaaatatttgatttttacaAGTGAACGTTCTAATAAATATGTCAGTCATTCGAAAATGTTAGTGAATCGCTGTGCTCATTCTAAGAATGAGTGTAAAGCGAGGCTGGTTGGTAGACTTGATTCGGTTGGGAAGTGGGAGATTATGAAATTTGAAGATGAGCACAATCATAATATGAGTCCTACACACTCACGATTTTTCACTTGCAATAGGGAGACTAGCCCACATGTAAGAAGGCAGTTGGAGATCAATGATATTGCTGGGATCAGACCCAACAAGAGCCACAATTCTTTTGTTATAGGAGTTGGTGGTCATGATAAATTATCTTTTTTGGAGAGGGACACTCGGAATCACATTTCTAGAGCGAGGCGAATGCGACTTGGTGTAGGTAATGCAGATGCGGTGCAGAATTATTTCTTGAAGATGCAAACAAACAATCAAGG TAGGGCTGCCTACGAGGAATTTGGTGATGTTGTTACATTTGATACTACTTATCTCACAAACAAGTACGATATACCATTTGCTCCTTTTGTTGGAGTGAATCACCAAAGTCATTCAATACTACTTAGGTGTGGGCTAATTTCTAGCGAGGACACTGAAACATTATTTTGGTTGTTCAGAACATGGCTAGCATGTATGGGTGGGGTTCCACCTCAAGGTATTATTACAGACCAAGACAGAGCAGTGAAAAATGCTATAGCCATTATGTTTCCAAACACGTGTCACAGATTGTGTCTGTGGCACATAATGAAGAAGCTCCCTGAAAAATTAGGCTCCCACGGGGAATATGATGATGTGGCTAATTCAATGCAAGCAGCTGTGTATGATTCGCATAGCATTGTTGATTTTGAAG atTCTTGGAGGAGAATGATTTTCCAGTACCAGCTCGAAAGTAATGCTTGGTTGACGTCTTTGTTTTTGGAAAGGAAGATTTGGGTTCCAATATacgttaaaaaatatttttgggctGAGATGTCAACTACTGGTAGAAGTGAGAGCATGAATGCATTTTTTGATGGATATGTGAATTCAAAAACTACATTGAAACAATTTGTTGAGCAATATGAGAATGCACtaaggaaaaaaattgagaagGAGAAGATGGTTGATTTTGACTCATTTAGCAAGTAG